One window of the Streptomyces sp. NBC_00259 genome contains the following:
- the tdh gene encoding L-threonine 3-dehydrogenase, whose protein sequence is MKALVKQHAEPGLWLMDVPEPEYGPGDVLIKVLRTGICGTDLHIRSWDGWAQQTISTPLVAGHEFVGEVAAVGADVQDVAVGDLVSGEGHLVCGKCRNCLAGRRHLCRSTVGLGVGRDGAFAEYVSLPASNVWVHRTEVDLDIAAIFDPFGNAVHTALSFPLVGEDVLITGAGPIGVMAAAVARHAGARNVVITDVSEPRLELARKVGATLAVNVAETDIASAQRTLGLKEGFDVGLEMSGRPEAVRDMIDNMTHGGRIAMLGLPAQEFAVDWSRIVTSMITIKGIYGREMFETWYAMTVLLEGGLDLAPVITGSYGYQDFDAAFDEAATARSGKIILDWTA, encoded by the coding sequence ATGAAGGCACTCGTCAAGCAGCACGCCGAGCCCGGGCTGTGGCTCATGGACGTCCCCGAGCCCGAATACGGCCCGGGCGATGTGCTGATCAAGGTCCTCCGCACCGGCATCTGCGGCACCGATCTCCACATCCGCTCATGGGACGGCTGGGCCCAGCAGACCATCAGCACCCCTCTGGTCGCGGGCCACGAGTTCGTCGGCGAGGTCGCGGCCGTCGGCGCGGACGTCCAGGACGTCGCCGTGGGCGACCTGGTCAGCGGCGAGGGGCACCTCGTCTGCGGCAAGTGCCGCAACTGTCTCGCGGGCCGCCGTCATCTGTGCCGCAGCACCGTCGGGCTCGGCGTCGGCCGCGACGGAGCGTTCGCCGAGTACGTGTCGCTGCCCGCGTCGAACGTGTGGGTGCACCGCACGGAGGTCGACCTCGACATCGCCGCGATCTTCGACCCGTTCGGCAACGCCGTGCACACCGCGCTGTCCTTCCCGCTCGTCGGCGAGGACGTGCTGATCACCGGCGCGGGCCCGATCGGGGTCATGGCGGCGGCCGTCGCCCGGCACGCGGGCGCCCGCAACGTCGTGATCACCGACGTGAGCGAGCCGCGCCTCGAACTGGCCCGCAAGGTGGGCGCGACGCTGGCCGTCAACGTCGCCGAGACCGACATCGCCTCGGCACAGCGCACCCTCGGCCTCAAGGAGGGCTTCGACGTCGGCCTGGAGATGTCCGGCCGCCCCGAAGCCGTCCGCGACATGATCGACAACATGACGCACGGTGGCCGGATCGCGATGCTGGGTCTGCCCGCCCAGGAGTTCGCCGTCGACTGGTCCAGGATCGTCACCTCGATGATCACGATCAAGGGCATCTACGGCCGGGAGATGTTCGAGACCTGGTACGCGATGACGGTCCTCCTCGAAGGCGGACTCGACCTCGCTCCCGTGATCACCGGCAGCTACGGCTACCAGGACTTCGACGCGGCCTTCGACGAGGCCGCCACCGCCCGCAGCGGCAAGATCATCCTCGACTGGACCGCCTGA
- a CDS encoding serine hydrolase — translation MTDASAGRGISRRRLGGAALALGGALVIGPFPGAATAAPGGNGGGSAGRRRTTLRRGSPERAGLIATHLDKLVADAEKYLAPSPEHPWYAGAVLLAGRGGTVALHRPVGMAVRYAAYDEKTDTGVEFPPEQQIPMAEDTVFDLASVSKLFTSILAVQQIERGALELEERVAAYLPEFGAAGKQDITVRQLLTHTSGFRAWIPLFKEPTREGQLRLLWNEAPASAPGTKYLYSDLNLISLQLVLEKITGRGLDALLHDEITAPLGMHRTRFNPPASWRPGIAATEDARLPWSGLDRGLVWGEVHDENAYGFGGVAGHAGVFSCAWDLAVLARTLLNGGAYGAARILSGASVELMFTDFNTAFPGDEHGLGFELYQHWYMGAMATPRTAGHTGFTGTSLVLDPSTDSFLVVLGNSVHPVRSWRSGSAPRVAAANHLARAVAVRPDEGRTAWYSGMAAATTATLTLPEITPPSDRAVVRCSLWWDTEPGADKVFLEASSDGGTTWQAVPFTTARKGQQPEPRPAGSVTGWSGRVWHRLEASLAGWRGRPVRLRWRYATDQLYVGRGAYVDGLRVEDGGHVLFDERRPGDAGRVEAVGWTVSRD, via the coding sequence ATGACGGATGCCTCGGCGGGCAGAGGGATCAGCCGCCGCCGACTGGGCGGCGCCGCGCTGGCACTGGGAGGTGCGCTGGTGATCGGACCCTTCCCGGGGGCCGCGACGGCGGCGCCGGGCGGAAACGGCGGCGGAAGCGCTGGGCGGCGGCGCACGACGCTGCGACGCGGCTCGCCAGAGCGGGCCGGGCTGATCGCCACGCATCTGGACAAGCTCGTCGCGGACGCCGAGAAGTACCTCGCGCCCTCCCCCGAACACCCCTGGTACGCGGGCGCCGTGCTGCTCGCCGGCCGCGGCGGGACGGTGGCCCTGCACCGGCCGGTCGGCATGGCGGTGCGCTACGCGGCGTACGACGAGAAGACCGACACCGGCGTGGAGTTCCCGCCGGAGCAGCAGATCCCGATGGCCGAGGACACCGTCTTCGACCTGGCGTCGGTGTCCAAGCTGTTCACGTCGATCCTCGCGGTGCAGCAGATCGAGCGGGGCGCGCTGGAGCTGGAGGAACGGGTCGCGGCGTATCTGCCGGAGTTCGGGGCGGCCGGCAAGCAGGACATCACCGTACGGCAGCTGCTCACGCACACCTCGGGCTTCCGGGCGTGGATCCCGCTCTTCAAGGAGCCGACCCGGGAAGGGCAGCTGCGGCTGCTGTGGAACGAGGCGCCGGCCAGTGCGCCGGGCACCAAGTACCTGTACTCCGACCTGAATCTGATCTCGCTGCAGCTGGTCCTGGAGAAGATCACCGGCCGCGGACTGGACGCCCTGCTCCACGACGAGATCACCGCCCCGCTCGGCATGCACCGCACACGGTTCAATCCCCCGGCATCCTGGCGGCCGGGGATCGCCGCGACCGAGGACGCCCGGCTGCCGTGGTCCGGCCTGGACCGCGGGCTGGTGTGGGGCGAGGTGCACGACGAGAACGCGTACGGATTCGGCGGCGTCGCCGGGCACGCCGGGGTGTTCTCCTGCGCCTGGGACCTCGCGGTGCTCGCCCGCACCCTGCTCAACGGCGGCGCGTACGGCGCGGCGCGCATCCTGTCCGGCGCGTCCGTGGAGCTGATGTTCACCGACTTCAACACGGCGTTCCCCGGTGACGAGCACGGACTCGGCTTCGAGCTGTACCAGCACTGGTACATGGGGGCGATGGCCACGCCCCGCACCGCCGGGCACACCGGCTTCACCGGCACGAGTCTCGTACTCGACCCGTCGACGGACTCGTTCCTCGTCGTGCTCGGCAACTCCGTGCATCCGGTGCGCAGTTGGCGCTCCGGCAGTGCACCGCGCGTCGCCGCCGCCAACCATCTCGCCCGGGCCGTCGCCGTACGCCCCGACGAGGGCCGCACCGCCTGGTACTCCGGCATGGCCGCGGCGACGACCGCGACCCTCACACTGCCCGAGATCACTCCGCCCTCCGACCGTGCCGTGGTGCGCTGCTCCCTGTGGTGGGACACCGAGCCCGGCGCCGACAAGGTCTTCCTGGAGGCCTCGTCCGACGGGGGCACCACCTGGCAGGCGGTGCCCTTCACCACCGCCCGCAAGGGGCAGCAGCCCGAACCGCGTCCCGCCGGCTCGGTGACCGGCTGGTCCGGGCGGGTCTGGCACCGGCTGGAGGCGTCCCTGGCCGGGTGGCGCGGGCGGCCGGTGCGGCTGCGGTGGCGCTACGCGACGGATCAGCTGTACGTGGGGCGGGGGGCGTACGTGGACGGGCTGCGCGTCGAGGACGGTGGGCACGTGCTCTTCGACGAGCGGCGGCCGGGGGACGCGGGGCGCGTCGAGGCCGTGGGCTGGACGGTGTCACGCGACTGA
- a CDS encoding NAD(P)H-dependent flavin oxidoreductase, producing METELSKKLGVEHAIFGFTPFPAVAAAISRAGGFGVLGAVRYTAPGDLARDLDWMQEHTGGKPYGLDVVMPAKKVEGVSEADVEAMIPEGHRRFVEETLAKHGVPAMPEGEASGWRITGWMEQVARSQLDVAFDYPIKLLANALGSPPADVISRAHDRGVLVAALAGSAKHARRHAEAGIDIVVAQGYEAGGHTGEIASMVLTPEVVDAVGPLPVLAAGGIGSGEQMAAGLALGAQGVWLGSVWLTTTEADLHSRALTGKLLAAGSGDTVRSRALTGKPARQLRTEWTDAWDDPSGPGTLPMPLQGLLVADAVSRIQKHEIEPLLGTPVGQIVGRMNAERSVQQVFDDLTRGFERAVDRINRIAGRSQA from the coding sequence ATGGAGACGGAGCTGAGCAAGAAACTGGGAGTCGAGCACGCCATCTTCGGCTTCACGCCGTTCCCCGCGGTCGCCGCCGCCATCAGCAGAGCGGGCGGCTTCGGCGTCCTCGGCGCGGTGCGCTACACCGCTCCCGGCGATCTCGCGCGCGATCTCGACTGGATGCAGGAGCACACCGGCGGGAAGCCGTACGGCCTCGACGTCGTGATGCCCGCCAAGAAGGTCGAGGGCGTCTCCGAAGCCGATGTCGAGGCGATGATCCCCGAAGGACACCGCCGCTTCGTCGAGGAGACCCTCGCCAAGCACGGCGTACCCGCGATGCCGGAGGGTGAGGCGTCCGGCTGGCGGATCACCGGCTGGATGGAACAGGTCGCGCGCAGCCAGCTCGACGTCGCCTTCGACTACCCGATCAAGCTCCTCGCCAACGCCCTCGGCTCCCCGCCCGCCGACGTCATCAGCCGCGCCCACGACCGCGGCGTCCTCGTCGCCGCCCTCGCCGGCAGCGCCAAGCACGCCCGCCGGCACGCCGAGGCGGGCATCGACATCGTCGTCGCCCAGGGATACGAGGCGGGCGGCCACACCGGCGAGATCGCCTCCATGGTGCTCACCCCCGAAGTCGTCGACGCCGTGGGCCCGCTGCCCGTACTCGCCGCCGGGGGCATCGGCAGCGGTGAACAGATGGCCGCCGGACTCGCCCTCGGCGCCCAGGGCGTCTGGCTCGGCTCGGTCTGGCTCACCACCACCGAGGCCGACCTCCACTCCCGCGCCCTCACCGGGAAACTCCTCGCCGCGGGTTCCGGCGACACCGTCCGCTCGCGCGCCCTGACCGGGAAGCCCGCCCGGCAACTGCGCACCGAGTGGACCGATGCCTGGGACGACCCCAGCGGCCCCGGCACCCTGCCCATGCCGCTCCAGGGCCTCCTCGTCGCCGACGCCGTCTCCCGCATCCAGAAGCACGAGATCGAACCGCTGCTCGGCACGCCCGTCGGCCAGATCGTCGGCCGGATGAACGCCGAACGCAGTGTCCAGCAGGTCTTCGACGACCTCACCCGCGGCTTCGAACGCGCTGTCGACCGCATCAACCGCATCGCCGGACGGAGCCAGGCATGA
- a CDS encoding acyl-CoA synthetase: MAALERLVHSTVDGVLRRTAQRVPDRTAVRYGDRSWTYAELDTAVSTAAAVLSERHGLGPFDRVAAYGHNSDAYLIAFLACSRAGLVHVPVNHNLTGDDLAYILDQSGSSLVLADPALGDRVPGRFPVRALRDTGDSLLDALAEPEDFDADRDARELVQLLYTSGTTAQPKGAMMTHRALVHEYVSAVTALDLDESDKPVHSLPLYHSAQMHVFLLPYLAVGAENTILDAPDAAQIFDLVEAGRADSLFAPPTVWIGLSHHPDFATRDLGSLRKAYYGASIMPVPVLERLRERLPHLAFYNCFGQSEIGPLATVLGPKEHEGRMDSCGRPVRFVEARVVDEDGEDVADGTAGEIVYRSPQLCEGYWDKPEETRDAFRRGWFRSGDLAVRDGDGYYTIVDRVKDVINSGGVLVASRQVEDVLYTHPSVAEAAVIGLPDDRWIEAVTAVVVARDGVTEEELLAHARKDLAGFKAPKRVLFVDELPRNASGKILKRELRDRLA, translated from the coding sequence ATGGCAGCCTTGGAGCGACTCGTCCACAGCACGGTCGACGGCGTCCTGCGCCGCACCGCCCAGCGCGTCCCCGACCGCACCGCCGTGAGGTACGGCGACCGGTCCTGGACCTACGCCGAACTGGACACCGCCGTCTCCACCGCGGCCGCCGTACTGAGCGAGCGGCACGGACTGGGCCCGTTCGACCGCGTCGCCGCCTACGGCCACAACTCCGACGCCTACCTGATCGCCTTCCTCGCCTGCTCTCGCGCGGGTCTCGTCCATGTGCCCGTCAACCACAACCTGACGGGCGACGACCTCGCGTACATCCTCGACCAGTCCGGCAGTTCACTCGTCCTCGCCGATCCCGCACTCGGTGACCGGGTGCCAGGCCGCTTCCCCGTACGGGCCCTGCGCGACACCGGCGACTCGCTGCTGGACGCGCTCGCCGAGCCGGAGGACTTCGACGCCGACCGCGACGCCCGTGAGCTCGTACAGCTGCTGTACACCTCCGGCACCACCGCCCAGCCGAAGGGCGCGATGATGACGCACCGGGCGCTCGTCCACGAGTACGTCAGCGCCGTCACCGCCCTGGACCTGGACGAGAGCGACAAGCCGGTCCACTCCCTGCCGCTGTACCACTCCGCCCAGATGCATGTGTTCCTGCTGCCCTACCTGGCCGTCGGCGCGGAGAACACCATCCTCGACGCGCCCGACGCCGCACAGATCTTCGATCTGGTCGAGGCGGGCCGCGCCGACAGCCTCTTCGCACCGCCCACGGTCTGGATCGGCCTGTCCCACCACCCGGACTTCGCCACCCGCGACCTGGGCTCCCTGCGCAAGGCGTACTACGGGGCGTCGATCATGCCCGTGCCCGTACTGGAACGACTGCGCGAGCGCCTGCCGCACCTCGCCTTCTACAACTGCTTCGGCCAGAGCGAGATCGGGCCGCTCGCCACGGTCCTCGGCCCCAAGGAGCACGAGGGCCGGATGGACTCCTGCGGCCGGCCCGTGCGCTTCGTCGAGGCGAGGGTCGTCGACGAGGACGGCGAGGACGTCGCCGACGGGACGGCCGGCGAGATCGTCTACCGGTCACCGCAGCTGTGCGAGGGGTACTGGGACAAGCCGGAGGAGACCCGGGACGCCTTCCGCAGAGGCTGGTTCCGCTCGGGTGACCTCGCGGTCCGCGACGGCGACGGCTACTACACGATCGTCGACCGGGTGAAGGACGTCATCAACTCCGGGGGAGTGCTGGTGGCCTCCCGTCAGGTCGAGGACGTCCTCTACACGCACCCGTCCGTCGCCGAGGCCGCCGTCATCGGCCTCCCCGACGACCGCTGGATCGAGGCCGTCACCGCGGTCGTCGTCGCCCGTGACGGCGTGACGGAGGAGGAACTCCTCGCCCACGCCCGCAAGGACCTGGCCGGGTTCAAGGCCCCCAAGCGGGTGCTGTTCGTCGACGAGCTGCCGCGCAACGCGAGCGGGAAGATCCTCAAGCGGGAGCTGCGCGACAGGCTCGCCTGA
- the paaK gene encoding phenylacetate--CoA ligase PaaK, with protein sequence MTDRTDLTHLTDPAELLDAGERLGREELRALQLERLRATLRHAYENVGFYRESFDKAGVRPEDCRSLDDLARFPFTAKSDLRDHYPFGMFAVEQSRVRRIHASSGTTGRPTVVGYTDGDLDTWADVVARSIRAAGGRPGHKVHVAYGYGLFTGGLGAHYGAERLGCTVIPASGGMTARQVQLIQDFRPEIIMVTPSYMLTLLDEFERQGVDPRSTSLKVGIFGAEPWTEEMRREIEERFAIDAVDIYGLSEVMGPGVAQECVETKDGLHIWEDHFYPEVVDPFTGEVLPDGEEGELVFTSLTKEAMPVIRYRTRDLTRLLPGTARVFRRMEKVTGRSDDMIILRGVNLFPTQIEEIVLRTPGVAPHFQLKLTREGRMDALTVRAEAREGVPAEQREAAAGLIAAAVKDGIGVSVTVEVVDPETLERSVGKIKRIVDLR encoded by the coding sequence ATGACGGATCGGACGGACCTGACGCATCTGACGGACCCGGCGGAGCTGCTGGACGCCGGGGAGCGCCTCGGCCGCGAGGAGCTCCGGGCCCTCCAGTTGGAGCGGCTGCGGGCGACCCTGCGCCATGCGTACGAGAACGTCGGCTTCTACCGGGAGTCGTTCGACAAGGCAGGGGTGCGGCCCGAGGACTGCCGCTCGCTCGACGATCTCGCCCGCTTCCCGTTCACGGCGAAGTCGGACCTGCGCGACCACTACCCGTTCGGGATGTTCGCCGTGGAGCAGTCGAGGGTGCGGCGCATCCACGCCTCCAGCGGGACGACCGGGCGGCCCACGGTCGTCGGCTACACCGACGGTGACCTGGACACCTGGGCGGACGTGGTGGCCCGCTCCATCCGCGCGGCCGGCGGACGGCCCGGCCACAAGGTTCATGTGGCGTACGGCTACGGGCTGTTCACGGGTGGTCTCGGCGCGCACTACGGGGCGGAGCGGCTCGGCTGCACGGTCATCCCGGCGTCGGGCGGGATGACGGCGCGGCAGGTGCAGCTGATCCAGGACTTCCGGCCCGAGATCATCATGGTGACGCCGTCGTACATGCTGACGCTGCTCGACGAGTTCGAACGCCAGGGCGTCGATCCCCGGTCCACCTCGCTGAAGGTCGGGATATTCGGCGCGGAGCCGTGGACCGAGGAGATGCGCCGCGAGATCGAGGAGCGCTTCGCGATCGACGCGGTCGACATCTACGGGCTGTCCGAGGTGATGGGCCCGGGTGTGGCGCAGGAGTGCGTCGAGACCAAGGACGGACTGCACATCTGGGAGGACCACTTCTATCCCGAGGTCGTGGACCCGTTCACCGGTGAGGTGCTGCCGGACGGGGAGGAGGGCGAGCTGGTCTTCACCTCGCTCACCAAGGAGGCCATGCCGGTCATCCGCTACCGGACCCGGGACCTGACCCGGCTGCTGCCCGGGACCGCGCGGGTGTTCCGGCGGATGGAGAAGGTCACCGGACGCAGCGACGACATGATCATTCTGCGCGGGGTGAACCTGTTCCCCACCCAGATCGAGGAGATCGTGCTGCGGACGCCGGGTGTCGCCCCGCACTTCCAGCTGAAGCTGACGCGCGAGGGCCGGATGGACGCGCTCACGGTACGGGCCGAGGCGCGCGAGGGGGTGCCTGCCGAGCAGCGGGAGGCCGCGGCCGGGCTGATCGCGGCGGCGGTGAAGGACGGGATCGGGGTGTCGGTGACGGTGGAGGTGGTCGACCCGGAGACGCTGGAGCGCTCGGTCGGCAAGATCAAGCGGATCGTCGACCTCCGGTAG
- a CDS encoding calcium:proton antiporter translates to MKTGTTGLGAQWTTWVPVVAAIALVLGWGRHLPGLAVTLVGLCLVGAVLAAVHHAEVIAHRVGEPFGSLVLAVAVTVIEVGLIVTLMAGGGAKASTYARDTVFAAVMITCNGIVGLSLLVAAVRNRVAVFHAEGSGGALATVCTLATMTLVLPTFTTSRPGPEFTSSQLTFAAVSSLCLYGLFVAVQTVRHRDYFLPVAREGQRSDPDEHAPPPGARRTWWSVALLFVALVAVVGDAKLVSPTIEGGVESAGLPKSVVGVVIALMVLMPETLAALRAARRDRMQTSLNLAYGSAIASIGLTIPAIALASIWLPGALILGEDATHIVLLTLTAVVSALTVVPGRATLLQGGVHLVLFAAFVFLSFSP, encoded by the coding sequence ATGAAGACCGGCACGACAGGGCTGGGGGCTCAGTGGACCACCTGGGTGCCGGTGGTCGCCGCGATCGCGCTCGTCCTCGGCTGGGGCCGCCATCTCCCCGGCCTCGCCGTGACCCTCGTCGGTCTGTGCCTGGTCGGCGCGGTGCTGGCGGCGGTGCACCACGCCGAGGTCATCGCCCACAGGGTGGGCGAGCCGTTCGGCTCGCTGGTCCTCGCCGTCGCCGTGACCGTCATCGAGGTCGGTCTCATCGTCACCCTGATGGCCGGCGGCGGAGCGAAGGCGTCCACGTACGCCAGGGACACCGTGTTCGCCGCCGTGATGATCACCTGCAACGGCATCGTCGGGCTGTCCCTGCTGGTGGCCGCGGTGCGCAACCGCGTCGCCGTCTTCCACGCCGAGGGCTCGGGCGGGGCGCTCGCGACCGTGTGCACCCTCGCCACCATGACGCTGGTGCTGCCCACCTTCACCACCAGCCGGCCGGGCCCCGAGTTCACCTCCAGCCAGCTGACGTTCGCCGCCGTCTCCTCGCTGTGCCTCTACGGGCTCTTCGTCGCCGTACAGACCGTCAGGCACCGCGACTACTTCCTGCCCGTCGCCCGCGAGGGGCAGCGGAGCGACCCCGACGAACACGCCCCGCCGCCCGGTGCCCGCCGGACCTGGTGGAGCGTCGCGCTGCTGTTCGTGGCGCTCGTCGCCGTCGTCGGCGACGCCAAACTCGTCTCGCCGACCATCGAGGGCGGGGTGGAGTCGGCAGGGCTGCCGAAGTCCGTCGTCGGGGTCGTGATCGCCCTGATGGTGCTGATGCCGGAGACCCTCGCCGCCCTGCGCGCCGCGCGCCGGGACCGTATGCAGACCAGCCTCAACCTGGCCTACGGCTCCGCGATCGCGAGCATCGGTCTGACGATCCCGGCGATCGCGCTCGCCTCGATCTGGCTGCCCGGGGCGCTGATCCTGGGCGAGGACGCCACCCACATAGTGCTGCTCACTCTCACCGCCGTGGTCAGCGCCCTCACGGTGGTGCCGGGGCGCGCCACTCTCCTGCAGGGCGGCGTGCATCTGGTGCTGTTCGCCGCCTTCGTGTTCCTGTCGTTCAGTCCCTGA
- a CDS encoding alpha/beta fold hydrolase, with protein sequence MPTFSAYDGTSLACHAEGEGEPLICLPGGPMRASAYLGELGGLTAGRTLIRLDLRGTGDSAVPDDPGTYRCDRQVDDVEALREHLGLERADILAHSAAGNLALLHAAAHPERVRSLTLVTPGTRAIGVEATEQDWRDAVALRKGEPWYEAGHQAWEAYLGGAELDDLWPDIVPFMYGRWDAAAREHAADDAHQSNPQARSAYFADGAFDPPTTAKALAALEAPVLVLAGEYDGGPTPARAGKTAALFRHGTAVVQRGAGHYPWLDDPGAFTRAVTGFLDSAVTGAAAGPV encoded by the coding sequence ATGCCGACCTTCAGCGCATACGACGGCACCTCGCTCGCCTGCCACGCGGAGGGGGAGGGGGAGCCGCTGATCTGTCTGCCGGGCGGTCCCATGCGGGCCTCGGCCTACCTCGGCGAGCTCGGCGGCCTCACCGCCGGTCGCACGCTCATACGGCTCGACCTGCGCGGCACCGGCGACTCCGCCGTACCGGACGACCCGGGCACGTACCGCTGCGACCGGCAGGTCGACGACGTCGAGGCGCTGCGTGAGCACCTCGGACTGGAGCGTGCCGACATCCTCGCCCACTCGGCCGCCGGCAATCTCGCCCTGCTCCACGCCGCCGCCCACCCCGAGCGGGTGCGCTCCCTGACCCTCGTCACCCCCGGCACCCGCGCCATCGGCGTCGAGGCCACCGAACAGGACTGGCGGGACGCCGTCGCGCTGCGCAAGGGCGAGCCCTGGTACGAGGCAGGCCACCAGGCGTGGGAGGCCTACCTCGGCGGCGCCGAGCTCGACGACCTTTGGCCGGACATCGTGCCGTTCATGTACGGGCGCTGGGACGCGGCCGCGCGAGAGCACGCGGCCGACGACGCCCACCAGTCCAACCCGCAGGCGAGAAGCGCCTACTTCGCCGACGGCGCCTTCGACCCGCCGACGACCGCGAAGGCGCTCGCCGCTCTGGAGGCGCCGGTGCTCGTCCTCGCCGGTGAGTACGACGGCGGGCCCACCCCCGCACGCGCCGGGAAGACAGCCGCGCTGTTCCGCCACGGCACGGCCGTGGTGCAGCGCGGCGCCGGCCACTACCCGTGGCTGGACGACCCCGGCGCCTTCACCCGCGCCGTCACCGGCTTCCTCGACTCCGCCGTCACCGGCGCCGCGGCGGGGCCTGTGTGA
- a CDS encoding acyl-CoA synthetase: protein MNQSPNGFWAQAAADPGRTVLIAPDGEEWTAGRLHADVNRLVHGLRAAGLRRGDAFAVVLPNGVEFFTAYLAASQAGFYLVPVNHHLVGPEIAWIVADSGAKVLIAHERFAGAARAAADEADLPPTHRYAVGPVEGFRTYAELLEGQPDTVPGERTLGWVMNYTSGTTGRPRGIRRPLPGKLPEETYLGGFLGIFGIRPFDDNVHLVCSPLYHTAVLQFAGASLHIGHRLVLMDKWAPEEMLRMIDTYDCTHTHMVPTQFHRLLSLPEDVRGRYDVGSMRHAIHGAAPCPDHVKRAMIEWWGHCVEEYYAASEGGGAFATAEDWLKKPGTVGRAWPISELAVFDDDGNRLPPGELGTVYMKMSTGGFSYHKDEAKTRKNRIGDFFTVGDLGVLDEDGYLFLRDRKIDMIISGGVNIYPAEIEAALLSHPAVADAAAFGIPHADWGEEVKAVVEPADGRVPGPDLAAAILAHCEQHLAGYKRPKSVDFIDTMPRDPNGKLYKRRLRDPYWAGHDRPL, encoded by the coding sequence ATGAATCAGTCCCCGAACGGATTCTGGGCCCAGGCCGCGGCCGACCCCGGCCGTACGGTCCTGATCGCGCCCGACGGCGAGGAGTGGACCGCCGGAAGGCTGCACGCCGACGTCAACCGCCTCGTGCACGGGCTGCGCGCCGCAGGACTGCGGCGGGGCGACGCCTTCGCCGTCGTCCTCCCCAACGGCGTCGAGTTCTTCACCGCGTACCTCGCCGCATCCCAGGCCGGGTTCTATCTCGTACCCGTCAACCACCACCTCGTGGGACCGGAGATCGCCTGGATCGTCGCCGACTCCGGAGCCAAGGTCCTCATCGCCCACGAGCGCTTCGCCGGCGCCGCGAGGGCCGCGGCCGACGAGGCGGACCTGCCGCCCACCCACCGCTACGCCGTCGGCCCGGTCGAGGGCTTCCGCACGTACGCCGAACTCCTCGAAGGACAGCCGGACACGGTGCCCGGAGAGCGCACCCTCGGCTGGGTCATGAACTACACCTCCGGCACCACGGGCAGGCCCCGGGGCATCCGCCGCCCGCTGCCAGGAAAGCTCCCCGAGGAGACCTATCTGGGCGGCTTCCTCGGCATCTTCGGCATCAGGCCCTTCGACGACAACGTCCATCTGGTCTGCTCGCCGCTCTACCACACCGCCGTGCTCCAGTTCGCGGGCGCGTCCCTGCACATCGGCCACCGGCTGGTGCTGATGGACAAATGGGCGCCCGAGGAGATGCTGCGAATGATCGACACGTACGACTGCACCCACACCCATATGGTCCCGACCCAGTTCCACCGGCTGCTGTCGCTGCCCGAGGACGTCCGCGGCCGGTACGACGTCGGCTCGATGCGGCACGCCATCCACGGCGCCGCACCCTGCCCCGACCATGTGAAGCGGGCCATGATCGAGTGGTGGGGCCACTGCGTCGAGGAGTACTACGCGGCGAGCGAGGGCGGAGGTGCCTTCGCCACCGCCGAGGACTGGCTGAAGAAGCCCGGCACGGTCGGCAGGGCCTGGCCGATCAGCGAACTCGCCGTCTTCGACGACGACGGCAACCGCCTGCCGCCCGGCGAACTGGGCACCGTCTACATGAAGATGTCGACCGGCGGCTTCAGCTACCACAAGGACGAGGCCAAGACGCGGAAGAACCGCATCGGCGACTTCTTCACCGTCGGTGACCTCGGTGTCCTCGACGAGGACGGCTATCTGTTCCTGCGCGACCGCAAGATCGACATGATCATCTCGGGCGGAGTGAACATCTACCCCGCCGAGATCGAGGCCGCGCTCCTCAGCCACCCCGCGGTCGCCGACGCCGCCGCCTTCGGCATCCCGCACGCCGACTGGGGCGAGGAGGTCAAGGCCGTCGTGGAACCGGCCGACGGCCGGGTCCCCGGCCCCGACCTCGCCGCGGCGATCCTCGCCCACTGCGAGCAGCACCTCGCGGGCTACAAGCGCCCCAAGAGCGTCGACTTCATCGACACCATGCCGCGCGACCCCAACGGCAAGCTCTACAAGCGCCGGTTGCGGGACCCCTACTGGGCGGGACACGACCGCCCGCTCTGA